In a single window of the Canis lupus familiaris isolate Mischka breed German Shepherd chromosome 2, alternate assembly UU_Cfam_GSD_1.0, whole genome shotgun sequence genome:
- the KDF1 gene encoding keratinocyte differentiation factor 1: MPRPGHPRPSSGPPRLGPWEQPTELCLETFDEPSQPPPSRRTRRPDPKDPGHHGPESLTFISGSAESAAEPPACCLLWRPWVWDWCRAALCFRRCRSCLQRCGACMRGCSPCLSAGDSPEGAAEANWAKEHNGVPPSPDRAPPSRRDGQRLKSTMGSSFSYPDVKLKGIPVYPYRSATSPAPDADSCCKEPLAEPPPMRHSLPSTLASSPRGSEEYYSFHESDLDLPEIGSGSMSSREIDVLIFKKLTELFSVHQIDELAKCTSDTVFLEKTSKISDLISSITQDYHLDEQDAEGRLVRGIIRISTRKSRARPQTTEGRSMRGAAPAAAPDSGHETMVGSGLSQDELTVQISQETTADAIARKLRPYGAPGYPASHDSSFQGTDTDSSGAPLLQVYC; this comes from the exons ATGCCCCGCCCTGGACACCCCCGCCCATCATCTGGGCCCCCACGCTTGGGACCCTGGGAACAGCCGACAGAACTATGCCTGGAGACTTTTGATGAGCCGTCCCAACCTCCACCAAGCCGCCGCACCCGCAGGCCAGACCCCAAGGACCCTGGCCACCATGGGCCGGAGAGCCTTACCTTCATCTCCGGCTCTGCTGAGTCGGCTGCTGAGCCCCCAGCCTGTTGCCTGCTCTGGCGACCCTGGGTGTGGGACTGGTgccgggctgccctctgcttcCGTCGCTGCCGGAGTTGCCTCCAGCGTTGTGGGGCGTGCATGCGGGGCTGCAGTCCCTGCTTATCTGCTGGGGACTCCCCCGAGGGGGCTGCTGAAGCCAACTGGGCCAAAGAACACAATGGAGTGCCCCCCAGCCCCGACCGCGCACCTCCCAGCCGGCGGGATGGCCAACGGCTCAAGTCAACCATGGGTAGCAGTTTCAGCTACCCTGACGTCAAGCTCAAAGGCATCCCTGTATATCCCTACCGCAGCGCCACCTCCCCAGCCCCGGATGCGGACTCCTGCTGCAAGGAGCCACTGGCCGAGCCCCCACCCATGCGGCACAGCCTGCCTAGCACCCTTGCCAGCAGCCCCCGGGGCTCTGAAGAGTACTACTCCTTCCATGAGTCGGACCTGGACCTGCCCGAGATAGGAAGCGGCTCCATGTCCAGCCGAGAGATTGATGTGCTCATCTTCAAGAAGCTGACAGAGCTGTTCAGCGTACACCAGATAGACGAGCTGGCCAAGTGCACATCAGACACTGTGTTCCTGGAGAAGACCAGTAAGATCTCGGACCTTATCAGCAGCATCACCCAGGACTACCACCTGGATGAGCAGGACGCTGAGGGCCGCCTGGTTCGCGGCATCATTCGCATCAGTACCCGCAAGAGCCGAGCCCGCCCGCAGACCACAGAGGGGCGCTCCATGCGGGgtgctgcccctgctgctgcccctgacAGTGGCCATGAGACCATGGTGGGCTCAGGGCTCAGCCAGGATG AGCTCACAGTGCAGATCTCCCAGGAGACTACTGCAGATGCCATCGCCAGGAAGCTGAGGCCTTATGGAGCTCCAG GATACCCAGCCAGCCATGATTCATCCTTCCAGGGTACAGACACAGACTCATCAGGAGCACCGCTGCTCCAGGTGTACTGCTAA